aataaaacatttctttctttccttagcACACGgagaaataaatttataaatgtggtcattgtcacacacacacacacacacacatacacatatattttcTACTTCCACAAATGTAACCAAATAGTTTTCATATATGTAAATGTCTATAGATGGTTTATCTAATTTGCGAATGTCATTCATGTTGGTTCCTACGTATGTCACCGGGAAGAGGATAAATTTTTACTTTGCATGCAGTTATATAGAGAAAAATATTAAAGTGTTAATTCTTCGACTTCTccaaaaccatttaacatatttcaaCCAAATTTTATGGGAACCTCCTTGGTATAAGGAAAAACtaatttgtgaatttggtcatgaCACACAcatcccaacccccccccccatccccccccatccccccatgAACCTGAGTGGTGGGACccaaaaaatgtaaattaagCAAATAAAAAGCAAATCTTTTCATACTACTTGACCAATTCCAACCAAATCTATTGCAAGCTTCCTTGGAATATGTAGAAACAATttttgaatttggtcattccGATTTCCctgacatccccccccccccccccccccccccaccccgggaATGAGGGGCAGAACCAAGAAGGGGAAACATTAaccctattaaaaaaaaatctctacCTCCAGAAATGCTATAATTGAATAGACTTCATGTGTAAAAGTCTGATGGTTATCAAAGTTGTGAATTTCATTGATGTTTGTGCCTTAGAAGGTGTAAATATGTCTAGAGATGTATAgaaaaattcatttaaaatgtaatgtcttcacaactacacacacacacacacacagagacacacacaacacatacactgacatacatacccaaatatttttttttaaaactgggtATCATGCATTCCATGAATAGTAGATGGGGTCAACAATTTACTTGGGTAACTGTTTACACCCATGGGATTCTTTAAGTAAGCAGTAGGCATGTTCTTACAAGAACATACACTAATCTGAAATCTGAAAAACACCATGTAGGTATTAGCATGTTATGGAtgtgtttttttacttttaaatatatttgtataggCAAATGTTGGTGACTCCAGAGCCATAGCTAGTGTGGCTGGTGAAGTGGAGCAGTTGTCCTTTGACCACAAGCCCAGCAATGAACTAGAAACGAGAAGAATCATTGCAGCAGGAGGCTGGGTCGAATTCAACAGAGTTAATGGTACAGCACTGAACAATaccatttatttctttattctgAATCCAgatggtatttaaaaaaaacattttatattcacGTATATGGATCGCCTATGAAGAatacatttaaaagtaaaaagaaaaggCTTAATCATTAACTAGGCTGCGTATTACATTACTTAACATGTAGGTTGATTTTGAAAAATCCTATCGATGCCACTAGCTTACATTTGTACCTTTGTAGAATATTGTCATATAGAGGGAAAAATTAAGTTATTTCAATATTGTTACCATAAATTTCTTAAATTTCCAACTATcttaataaaaaacaactttGCTTTGTAAATGCTTTTTGTATGCAGAGGAAgtattttattgaaatgttCTAATTCTGGAATGCACTAAAGAAGTGTGTTATGTTAAcaaatatttagatttttttttttttttttacaaggtaACCTAGCCTTGTCCAGAGCTCTTGGTGATTTTGTATTCAAGAAGAATGACAAAAAAAGACCCGAGGAACAGATTGTTACAGGTACTAATAGAATGTCGTTTGCATATTCTTTGTGTGtctacattaaacaaaacaatctctCTCTTTAACCTAGCGATTACTGAAATTAAAATCTATAAAGCACAGCTTGACTAGGAGCAAATTTATCATATTTTCCCATAGCATGTGAAGTAAAGTTCCACAAATCAGTTCCACAAATCCACCCTTTTTAACTTGGAATTGCTGTTtatgtcggggggggggggggggggggggggggggagaggtggTAAATGGGTGACAGGgcttattttttaataaatgccTAATACTTTTAAAGGGAAACCAACTccaacatgagccttatgtgttggaaagatgcatacccggaccatcaatcccagtaagccagcaataagtatatatcatttctcaatacaaaataaaccaccactgtcaaagtgttgaaataactgtattatgtattatgttataTCTATACATTAACCCACATACTGCCATGATAATCGGcatgttttcttagttaattggtccttctTTCCGTAGCCTGCTTACCACTGTCTAGACGCACATACAAAAATGCTTGCCAGTGTTTTTTTAAGATACAGGATATTGTGAAATAACCTGCCGCCCCTACagtgttaatggacattatcagccgtcctgctttattactgtaaataattctgtaaaacccttgattaagaagactttcccatctaaaataacaaaactgaccaatcaCATAgttcccaaaaaaaaaaaattatcacttgtgtattgtgagtggtagtttttgctccAATGTactctaccaataggcctaataatatgcattttttctttggattttttaagagagaaaaatactgtgTAACTCCAAGTCATTTAcgttgttttacaagtctggttgttttacaagtctggTTACACTGTGCAAACAGGAGTTGGACAGAGCTGACGTCACGtcgccccaagctatagtaTCGGACgccacaaaaactaaacaaaatggctgccccccgTTAGCAGGAATAGTcaagtttttttattaactctaaaattacgcgtttttcatttcttaaagtgtcagtatgtgttgatggtccgggtatgcatctttccaacacattaTGCTCATGTTGGAGTTTAGTTTCCTTTAACTTGAAGACGTCTGTACATACAgaaacattgggctatttctgttcAATAATCAACACTACCTCAGTTTGGTAGCTattgattaaattaaaatacatatccattttaattttcaaaatgttttctaaGTATAATTGTTGAAAAGTGAAGtcaaatttgtataaatatcatTATAATTGTAAAGTCGTAATTTCTTTGACTTTGTCCATGCTGTTTTATCATTGAGTGAAGGTAAAGCAAAAAATCCATTTGCTAGTTAGAACAAGCTGTTCTAAAGTATGCTTATCATGAGTTAAAATCACTAACTTTATATGGGTTTTGTCCAACAacctttgttgtttgtttcagcTGCACCTGATGTCAtagaaaaaattattaaaccaGATCACGAATTTCTAGTCCTAGCCTGTGATGGAATCTGGGATGTTCTAACCAATCAAGAAGTTGTTGATTTTGTTAGAGCCAGGATTGCTCAAAGAATGGAACCAGATATTGtaagaaaataatttgttaaCTTTTAAGTGTGGATTGGCTGAATATTAAGcagatgaaaataataaatatgattaacATATATGAAATGAACTGAAGAGTATacacatgaaaatatatacatcaaaGGTTTATTTTTCCAACTTGATGAATGTAACATAGCCTTTGAGTAGAGAAATTATTATGTAGTTGAGATGTGGATTAAATAATCATGACAAGTAATTCTCTTGACCTAAAAATAGGACACTGTACTGTCAGTGTGTCAAGTACAATCCCagcctttttcttttcttttttcacctGCAGATATGTGAAGAGCTGATGACGAGGTGCCTTGCACCAGATTCCCAAATGGGTGGAGTGGGCTGTGACAATATGACTGTTGTGTTGGTGTGTTTCCTCCACGGTGGTTTGTATGAAGACTTGGTAAAGAGGTGCTCCCTGCCCAGCAAGCACGGGCCGGCGCCACACTTAAACAATTCAGCTAACATGAAATAGCATTCGTTGTGAAGGATTCGAGACATTACACAGCCGTTCATCATAAGTCAAGCCATGCCAAAAAAACTAGATTTCACGTGTATATTGCCAGTGTTGTCAAGTGGTTGCCAGTTGATGGGTTAGTGTTGTCATATAATCATTACAGTGAAGTGTCTGTCACTAAGCAGGATCCATAGAACTGTTGCCACTAACCACAGGCAGTTACCCGCAAGTCCCAAGAAtagtattattgtttgttttgtttttttaaatataataataaggaattctttttatttcaatcaaaatgtatttaacatgatcAGTATGTTTTTAGTGTTTGATATTTGCAGGCTGACATTGCAGCAGACTTGCTCCTCACAAAAACCAGGACCTTAAATTTGAAAATACGTCTTGGTGGCTGTTGGTGATGgatgaaatatttttcattgatTAATTTGCCTTTGTCTTTTATCTCTTGTACGTACTATTGATTTTGTTACGTGAAAAGatatgtatatttgtacaaCAAAACCACTTACCAGTAGTTTATTACTGTATATTAGCTACAAGATAATTTTAGCAgacaaaagaaaagtaaaagctTGAATTGTTTAGATGTTTAAATTTGACATTATGGACTAGTGCTTGTATCGtgtatttttgtgggttttttggtgtatGTTAGAAATTATTTGCCATTATTCACTGTAAGAGTGTTCTAGGGAACATAACCATAGGAGCATGGGAGCAAAGGAAAAAACTGTTTcctttcttcattttaaaatatttcaaagctTTTACTTAGTGTAGTCAGACATAGTTCTCCGCCATCCTCTAGTATAACTTTATTTAAgtttcatattaatttaatttaacagaCATTGTTTAtagtacattttattattggCATATGTTTCTGACTGTGCAAGCAAATGTGTGTTGTGAATGACATATTAGCACAGACAGTTGCTTCCCATACCATCTGTACGAAATAGGTACCAATACCATGAACCTCTCCCTATTACCTCAGTTGAAATTTTGTTCCTGCgtctttatttacaaataaatgcaTACATGAGTGTTCAACAGTGATTAGTTATATGAAATCTTTTCAGTTCCTGGAACTTTAAAATGGCAGTGTTTAAAATCATTAGCAGTATTGAAAGTTTTGGTTTCGGTTATAATGTTAAACAATCCTTTTAAATCTCTCCCCTTCTTCATGGAAATGAGAGGCATTgtgtgtctgtccgtccattTGTCCCCCACAAACTCACGACAGCAACTAATTCTACATTTTGTTTGGG
The sequence above is drawn from the Gigantopelta aegis isolate Gae_Host chromosome 6, Gae_host_genome, whole genome shotgun sequence genome and encodes:
- the LOC121375864 gene encoding probable protein phosphatase 2C T23F11.1 — its product is MGQTLSEPVTTKETSKCENNFFKVGSSCMQGWRISMEDAHTHLLSLANDKDACFFGVFDGHGGVKIAQYASTHLHKKILAQTSYVHGNIVDAMISGFLALDDEMQRDDSMKDELAGTTAVVALLKNNRIYCANVGDSRAIASVAGEVEQLSFDHKPSNELETRRIIAAGGWVEFNRVNGNLALSRALGDFVFKKNDKKRPEEQIVTAAPDVIEKIIKPDHEFLVLACDGIWDVLTNQEVVDFVRARIAQRMEPDIICEELMTRCLAPDSQMGGVGCDNMTVVLVCFLHGGLYEDLVKRCSLPSKHGPAPHLNNSANMK